From the genome of Deinococcus sp. AJ005, one region includes:
- a CDS encoding 4Fe-4S binding protein, with protein MLQNLLSRLDDSGNLIPRYTPPRCLLERQAVGGCTICHDVCPHNAVLTGLVGMSIQFDADACTGCGICVQACPTGALEYSLQPTLQNVRDQKAEDGVAAGEGEASLTCPQSGAGGPQLPCLGRVTPAVVSAAGAWGTPLTLIHGECGTCLVGAPDVPQRLEVVVAEAQQLRAATGKPARVTVRAATPDDTERAVRVSRRGAFGAMFRAGKAQLAQSIPESPLPFVDWSEPEERTPEEWKWRRLTLKPVPATDAPVHWPAPVVDDTCIDCPVCHNVCPTDAIDRQIQDDGGVSLLLNLSACTGCMACLRSCPPQAMHEQSEWFPAAFAGPILLREGESMM; from the coding sequence ATGCTCCAGAACCTCCTGTCCCGTCTGGACGATTCCGGCAACCTCATTCCGCGCTACACGCCGCCGCGCTGCCTGCTGGAGCGTCAGGCGGTGGGCGGCTGTACCATCTGTCACGATGTCTGCCCCCACAATGCCGTCCTGACCGGGCTGGTGGGCATGTCCATTCAGTTTGACGCCGACGCCTGCACTGGCTGCGGCATCTGCGTGCAGGCGTGTCCCACCGGGGCGCTGGAATACAGCCTTCAGCCCACGTTGCAAAACGTGCGCGACCAGAAGGCCGAGGACGGCGTGGCGGCAGGCGAGGGCGAGGCCAGCCTGACCTGCCCCCAATCCGGCGCGGGCGGCCCTCAACTGCCCTGTCTGGGCCGCGTCACCCCAGCGGTGGTGTCGGCGGCGGGTGCGTGGGGAACGCCGCTCACGCTGATTCACGGCGAGTGTGGAACCTGCCTGGTGGGTGCGCCGGATGTGCCGCAGCGTCTGGAAGTAGTGGTGGCCGAGGCCCAGCAACTGCGCGCCGCCACGGGCAAACCCGCCCGCGTGACCGTGCGCGCCGCCACCCCAGATGACACCGAGCGGGCCGTGCGCGTGTCCCGCCGGGGCGCATTCGGGGCCATGTTCCGGGCGGGCAAGGCGCAACTGGCCCAGAGCATTCCCGAATCCCCGCTGCCCTTCGTGGACTGGAGCGAACCCGAGGAACGCACCCCCGAGGAGTGGAAGTGGCGTAGGCTGACCCTCAAGCCTGTGCCCGCCACCGACGCTCCGGTTCACTGGCCCGCGCCCGTGGTGGACGACACCTGTATTGACTGTCCGGTGTGCCACAACGTCTGTCCCACCGACGCCATTGACCGCCAGATTCAGGACGACGGCGGCGTCAGCCTGCTGCTCAATCTGTCCGCCTGCACGGGCTGCATGGCCTGCCTGCGCTCCTGCCCGCCCCAGGCCATGCACGAGCAGTCCGAGTGGTTCCCCGCCGCCTTTGCCGGGCCGATCCTGCTGCGCGAGGGCGAGAGCATGATGTGA
- a CDS encoding D-alanyl-D-alanine carboxypeptidase/D-alanyl-D-alanine-endopeptidase: MSRFLPLMCLLLCVGGAQAPVAQTPATQAPATQQADLTLQREPGLSAGVQRVLRDLPPGVRAGVLVQDLQTGRMLQTRLPDAPFIPASVTKLVMASAILNERGGADGWWSAELTVPAAQIGQASVKAVTLRGSGDPTLSVSEGTYSLRLLAKQAYARGLRVVGQVRLDDARLDSGTWKDAPIELPMTALRLAEWHDAPPPSAESARSRLSAALILELRRAGIRVSSEDVGEAAPFKPYLPPPRTDEQGRPLPPDPVVPVDRRPEQAVASVRSAPVAKFLAATLRPSDNLNAEELLGTLALRPAANGTLSGGLARERAYLGRIGVDLSGVVLADGSGLSREDRLTPRALVDLLRVMYDLPYPLSGTPAEGSGFPDQVYRQRQNAFIEALPQGGTGENVPAHDGRGGTLARRFLGAGLDVRAKTGTLPGVSSLAGYVTAKSGHTLAFALMMNGPLDTPILTLRALLDKTVEVLAAEN, encoded by the coding sequence ATGTCGCGTTTTCTGCCCCTGATGTGTCTGCTGCTGTGCGTGGGCGGCGCGCAGGCGCCAGTGGCGCAGACTCCGGCTACACAGGCTCCGGCAACACAGCAGGCAGACCTGACCCTGCAACGCGAACCCGGCCTCAGTGCGGGCGTGCAGAGGGTTCTGCGTGACCTGCCCCCCGGCGTGCGTGCGGGTGTGCTGGTGCAGGACTTGCAGACCGGGCGGATGTTGCAGACCAGACTGCCCGATGCGCCTTTTATCCCCGCCAGCGTGACCAAACTGGTGATGGCCTCGGCCATTCTGAACGAGCGCGGCGGCGCGGACGGCTGGTGGAGCGCCGAGTTGACCGTTCCCGCCGCGCAGATCGGGCAGGCGAGCGTGAAGGCCGTGACCCTGCGCGGCAGTGGCGATCCCACCCTGAGCGTGTCGGAGGGTACTTACAGCCTGCGCCTCCTGGCAAAACAGGCGTATGCGCGCGGCCTGCGCGTGGTGGGTCAGGTGCGGCTGGACGACGCCCGGCTGGATTCGGGCACTTGGAAGGACGCGCCTATAGAGCTGCCCATGACGGCCCTGCGCCTCGCGGAGTGGCACGACGCACCGCCCCCCAGCGCGGAGTCGGCCCGGAGTCGGCTGAGCGCGGCATTGATCTTAGAGTTGCGCCGCGCTGGAATCAGGGTCAGTTCCGAAGATGTGGGCGAGGCGGCCCCCTTCAAGCCCTACCTCCCACCGCCGCGCACCGACGAGCAGGGCAGGCCGTTGCCCCCCGATCCGGTGGTTCCCGTGGACCGCCGCCCCGAACAGGCGGTGGCCAGTGTGCGGAGTGCGCCCGTGGCAAAGTTTCTGGCTGCCACGCTGCGGCCCAGCGACAACCTGAACGCCGAGGAACTGCTGGGCACGCTGGCCCTGCGTCCCGCCGCGAACGGCACGCTGTCTGGCGGACTGGCGCGCGAACGGGCCTACCTGGGCCGCATCGGGGTGGACCTCAGCGGCGTGGTGCTGGCCGATGGCAGCGGCCTGAGCCGCGAGGACCGCCTCACCCCGCGCGCCCTGGTAGACCTGCTGCGCGTGATGTATGACCTGCCGTATCCGTTGTCCGGCACGCCTGCCGAGGGTTCAGGCTTCCCTGATCAGGTTTACCGCCAGCGTCAGAACGCCTTTATCGAGGCGCTGCCCCAGGGCGGCACAGGAGAGAATGTTCCTGCTCATGATGGACGCGGCGGCACCCTAGCCCGGCGCTTTCTGGGTGCGGGTCTGGACGTGCGGGCCAAGACCGGCACGCTGCCTGGCGTTAGCAGCTTGGCCGGGTATGTCACGGCGAAAAGCGGGCATACGCTGGCCTTCGCCCTGATGATGAATGGCCCCCTGGACACCCCGATCCTGACCCTCCGCGCCCTGCTGGACAAGACGGTGGAAGTGCTGGCGGCAGAGAACTGA
- a CDS encoding DUF2089 domain-containing protein produces MRPLPLPFPDESEAPHVTELRFAGSGVTVRGAFELNEFATLTPDNLEFLRLYIRVRGNLKEVERVLGVSYPTVRARFDTLLRAIGYEPELADPQAEILSSLERGEITPDEAARKLRR; encoded by the coding sequence ATGCGCCCCCTGCCCCTGCCCTTTCCCGACGAATCCGAAGCGCCGCACGTCACTGAACTGCGGTTCGCGGGCAGCGGTGTGACCGTGCGCGGGGCCTTTGAACTCAACGAATTCGCCACTCTGACTCCCGACAACCTGGAATTCCTGCGTCTGTATATCCGTGTGCGTGGCAATTTAAAAGAAGTGGAGCGCGTGTTGGGCGTCAGTTATCCTACTGTGCGCGCCCGTTTCGATACCCTGCTGCGCGCCATCGGCTACGAACCCGAACTGGCCGATCCCCAGGCCGAGATTCTGAGCAGCCTGGAACGCGGCGAGATCACCCCGGACGAGGCGGCGCGCAAGCTGCGGCGTTAA
- a CDS encoding metalloenzyme domain protein, whose translation MSGVVWLALDGVGHPGDAPPGSVWEQDLPALRPLIDAGVALDTTLGVPGLPQSGTGQSCWLTGVDAVRLMGKNGMGEHFGPHPGPTLQRLLRQSSLPARLEAVGLRAALANHYVPQYLEAQARRPRMGCFPFSFTAAGLPLNPPAVPPLSATLGLGYREPWTPFQTLHEVAEVGRALAKAAREHDLIVADLWFGDLLGHLGREAGPSPEVRTAAFGYLARVDALLSGLLDGGARVVIGSDHGNLEDLNTKSHTVARVPFAGVGVDLGAATNVVEAGQMIAGWFGLGSVGDGLSDPPLSQT comes from the coding sequence ATGAGCGGCGTGGTCTGGCTGGCCCTGGATGGTGTGGGCCACCCCGGTGACGCTCCGCCCGGTAGCGTGTGGGAGCAGGACTTGCCCGCGCTGCGCCCGCTGATTGACGCCGGGGTGGCCCTGGACACCACCCTGGGTGTGCCCGGTCTACCCCAGTCCGGCACCGGCCAGAGCTGCTGGCTGACGGGCGTGGACGCGGTCCGCCTGATGGGCAAGAACGGCATGGGCGAACACTTCGGCCCGCATCCGGGGCCGACATTGCAACGGCTGCTGCGCCAGTCCAGTCTTCCTGCGCGGCTGGAGGCGGTGGGTCTGCGCGCGGCCCTCGCCAACCATTACGTCCCGCAGTATCTGGAGGCCCAGGCCCGCCGCCCCCGCATGGGCTGTTTTCCCTTCTCGTTCACGGCAGCGGGCCTCCCCCTCAACCCGCCCGCAGTGCCGCCGCTGAGCGCAACGCTGGGCCTGGGCTACCGCGAACCCTGGACACCGTTTCAGACGCTGCATGAGGTGGCAGAGGTAGGGCGTGCGCTGGCGAAGGCCGCCCGCGAACATGACCTGATCGTGGCCGATCTGTGGTTCGGCGATCTGCTGGGCCATCTGGGGCGCGAGGCTGGGCCGTCGCCGGAAGTTCGGACGGCAGCTTTCGGATATCTGGCCCGCGTGGACGCCCTGCTGTCCGGGCTGCTGGACGGCGGGGCGCGGGTGGTGATCGGCAGCGATCACGGCAATCTGGAAGACCTGAACACCAAATCCCACACCGTTGCTCGGGTACCTTTTGCCGGAGTGGGCGTCGATCTGGGCGCGGCAACGAATGTGGTGGAGGCTGGACAGATGATCGCCGGGTGGTTTGGCCTGGGTTCCGTTGGCGACGGGCTATCTGACCCACCTCTATCCCAGACCTGA
- a CDS encoding phosphoribosylanthranilate isomerase — protein MAEAHTRIKICGTTSIHDAVQSAQAGADALGFIFAPISKRRVSPDVARAAGLSVGPAVARVGVFLDQGLDEVLRTAEAARVSAVQLHGPLSDAFVRAVADFYPVLRVLRPTDLAAGAEVWASVPAVTLMVDAPQPGGGVPLDWESLRETFPPGAWLAGGLGPWNVAEAIRVLQPACVDAVSQLEARPGVKDPAKVAAFIGAVRATIP, from the coding sequence ATGGCTGAGGCCCACACACGGATCAAAATCTGCGGCACCACTTCCATCCATGACGCCGTGCAGTCGGCGCAGGCGGGCGCGGATGCCCTGGGCTTCATCTTCGCGCCCATTAGCAAGCGGCGGGTCTCGCCGGACGTGGCGCGGGCAGCAGGCCTGAGCGTGGGGCCAGCCGTGGCGCGGGTGGGCGTCTTTCTGGATCAGGGCCTGGACGAGGTGCTGCGGACGGCAGAGGCGGCGCGGGTCTCAGCGGTGCAATTGCACGGCCCCCTCTCTGACGCCTTTGTGCGGGCGGTGGCCGACTTCTACCCGGTGCTGCGTGTGCTGCGTCCCACCGATCTGGCCGCCGGGGCAGAGGTCTGGGCCAGTGTTCCCGCCGTCACCCTGATGGTGGACGCTCCACAACCAGGGGGCGGCGTACCACTGGACTGGGAAAGCCTGCGTGAAACGTTTCCCCCCGGGGCGTGGCTGGCCGGAGGGCTGGGGCCGTGGAACGTGGCGGAGGCCATCCGGGTCTTGCAGCCCGCCTGCGTGGACGCGGTGAGCCAGCTTGAAGCCCGTCCTGGCGTGAAGGATCCGGCAAAGGTGGCGGCATTTATCGGGGCCGTTCGGGCCACCATCCCCTGA
- the alr gene encoding alanine racemase, protein MARASINVTMLYARAHARTSAAALSGNLQALSRRAGVPLLLPIKADAYGHGLEIVTRIAAHHPDVWGLAVATPQEAGTLAALNPGKPILLLTPPRPAEVLVLADLGVRLPVASLAEAEALPPHARAHLKIDTGMNRLGARPEDAVRIGQRLAERGVLEGAYTHFATSDEPDLEFAWEQFRRFQGVLAELPPVLAHASNGGGILSLGKLPGMGLARPGLASYGFAPPHLGGVLPLTPIMTLDAEITHLHTARAGESVSYGGLWHAPRDTLLATVGFGYADGMPRNATGQAQVIVAGERRPVVGRICMDQCMVDVTDLQVEVGDAMRFWGPDGITVGDVAGWGGTNEYEVLTGLGARVERLAGV, encoded by the coding sequence ATGGCCCGCGCTAGCATCAATGTCACCATGCTCTACGCCCGCGCCCACGCCCGCACGTCCGCCGCCGCCCTGAGCGGCAACCTTCAGGCCCTGTCCCGCCGCGCCGGGGTGCCGCTGCTGCTGCCTATCAAGGCTGACGCCTACGGCCACGGACTGGAGATCGTGACTCGCATTGCCGCCCATCATCCCGACGTGTGGGGACTGGCAGTGGCGACGCCGCAAGAGGCAGGAACGCTGGCGGCCCTTAATCCCGGCAAGCCGATTTTGCTGCTCACGCCGCCGCGTCCCGCCGAGGTTCTGGTGCTGGCTGATCTGGGCGTGAGACTGCCCGTCGCCTCGCTGGCCGAGGCCGAGGCCCTGCCCCCCCACGCCCGCGCGCATCTGAAGATAGATACGGGCATGAACCGCCTGGGTGCGCGTCCCGAGGACGCCGTGCGAATCGGGCAGCGGCTGGCCGAGCGCGGCGTGCTGGAAGGTGCGTACACCCATTTCGCCACCTCCGACGAGCCGGACCTAGAATTCGCCTGGGAGCAGTTCCGGCGTTTTCAGGGTGTGCTGGCCGAGCTTCCTCCCGTGCTGGCTCACGCCTCCAACGGCGGCGGCATCCTGAGTCTGGGAAAGCTGCCGGGCATGGGGCTGGCGCGGCCCGGTCTGGCCTCTTACGGCTTTGCGCCGCCGCATCTGGGGGGCGTGCTACCCCTGACCCCGATCATGACCCTGGACGCCGAGATCACGCACCTGCACACCGCCCGCGCGGGCGAGAGCGTCAGCTACGGCGGGTTGTGGCACGCCCCGCGAGACACGTTGCTGGCGACGGTGGGTTTTGGCTACGCCGACGGCATGCCGCGCAACGCCACCGGACAGGCCCAGGTGATCGTGGCGGGCGAGCGCCGCCCGGTGGTGGGCCGCATCTGCATGGACCAGTGCATGGTTGACGTGACCGATTTACAGGTGGAGGTGGGCGACGCTATGCGCTTCTGGGGGCCGGACGGCATCACAGTGGGCGACGTGGCCGGATGGGGCGGCACCAACGAATACGAGGTGCTGACGGGTCTGGGCGCGCGGGTGGAGCGGCTGGCCGGGGTGTGA
- the prmC gene encoding peptide chain release factor N(5)-glutamine methyltransferase — protein MTLRDHLAAAVQTLRVAGVPSPEVDARALVLHALNLSPTAFLLRGSEEVAGADAERLGELIRQRAARTPLQHLLGMVDWGGVQLRVDGRALIPRPETEWLLHLALADLNGVSAPRVVDVGTGTGALALGVKMARPDAAVLGVDLSSEALALAGENAALNVMDVVFVESDLLANIPGTFDLILANLPYLPDADRAHADPEVRHDPDLALYSGPDGLLLARRLIPQAHTALTESGLLWLELDPRNAPAFAAELRAQGWAVTLHADLTGRERFVRAELTPLTPR, from the coding sequence CTGACCCTGCGTGACCATCTCGCCGCAGCCGTGCAGACTCTGCGTGTGGCGGGCGTGCCCTCGCCGGAAGTGGACGCGCGGGCGCTGGTGCTGCACGCGCTGAATCTCTCACCCACCGCTTTTCTGCTGCGCGGATCAGAAGAGGTGGCTGGGGCTGACGCTGAACGTCTGGGAGAGTTGATCCGCCAGCGGGCCGCGCGGACGCCTCTACAGCATCTGCTGGGAATGGTGGACTGGGGTGGCGTGCAACTGCGTGTGGACGGGCGGGCGCTAATTCCCAGGCCAGAAACGGAGTGGCTGCTGCATCTGGCGCTGGCCGATTTGAATGGGGTCTCTGCGCCGCGTGTGGTGGATGTCGGAACGGGAACGGGAGCGCTGGCGCTGGGCGTCAAGATGGCCCGGCCAGATGCAGCGGTGCTGGGAGTGGACCTCAGTTCCGAGGCTCTGGCGTTGGCAGGGGAGAACGCGGCGCTGAACGTTATGGATGTGGTGTTCGTCGAGAGCGATCTTCTGGCTAATATTCCTGGCACTTTCGATCTGATCCTCGCCAACCTGCCCTATCTGCCCGACGCTGACCGTGCCCACGCTGACCCCGAAGTGCGGCACGATCCCGATCTGGCGCTGTACTCCGGCCCCGATGGCCTGCTGTTGGCCCGCCGTCTGATCCCGCAGGCCCACACGGCTCTAACTGAAAGCGGCCTGCTGTGGCTGGAACTCGATCCACGCAACGCCCCAGCCTTCGCTGCCGAACTGCGCGCTCAGGGCTGGGCTGTCACGCTGCACGCGGACCTGACGGGCCGGGAACGCTTCGTGCGTGCAGAACTGACACCCCTCACCCCGAGGTGA
- a CDS encoding VC0807 family protein, which produces MSDPASEPNSVATPPKKARARVPKTVWDLVFTFGIPILILSPNILGSGISVADFLGGEKAGGVPGLGSANVRAYLLAALIPVVYVLWDILKNKNLSPVALIGGAGAIFGGALAFWYVDGFWYAIKDSARSYLTGILFLISAATSVPLFRVFLDAASIGEKPEDRAATQQAMRDPGVHRGLVLGTIVFAVVDLIGGVVNSIVNYDRVVAKFGSEEFNAQVAAVNAIMRIPGLVISLVGVFAAIWFVQRAVRVRFGPEASLLEPAKLAAAMRERGEVRAEQGDPA; this is translated from the coding sequence ATGAGCGACCCGGCCTCCGAACCCAATTCCGTAGCGACACCGCCCAAAAAAGCCCGCGCCCGCGTTCCCAAGACGGTCTGGGATCTGGTCTTTACTTTTGGGATTCCCATCCTGATCCTCAGCCCCAACATTCTGGGCAGCGGCATCAGCGTGGCCGACTTTTTGGGCGGAGAAAAAGCGGGCGGTGTTCCGGGGCTGGGTTCTGCCAATGTCCGCGCCTACCTGCTGGCCGCCCTGATTCCAGTGGTCTATGTCCTGTGGGACATCCTCAAAAACAAGAACCTGAGTCCGGTGGCCCTGATCGGTGGGGCGGGGGCGATCTTCGGCGGGGCACTGGCCTTCTGGTACGTGGACGGCTTCTGGTACGCCATCAAGGACAGCGCGCGGTCTTACCTGACGGGCATCCTGTTTCTGATCAGCGCGGCCACTTCCGTGCCGCTGTTCCGCGTGTTTCTGGACGCTGCCAGCATTGGCGAGAAGCCTGAAGACCGCGCGGCCACGCAGCAGGCCATGCGTGATCCGGGCGTTCACCGGGGGCTGGTGCTGGGGACCATCGTGTTCGCGGTGGTGGACCTGATCGGCGGCGTGGTGAACAGCATCGTCAACTATGACCGCGTGGTTGCCAAATTCGGCAGCGAGGAATTCAACGCTCAGGTGGCCGCCGTGAACGCCATCATGCGGATACCGGGGCTGGTGATCAGTCTGGTGGGCGTGTTCGCTGCCATCTGGTTCGTGCAGCGCGCCGTCAGGGTCCGTTTCGGGCCGGAGGCCAGCCTGCTGGAACCTGCCAAGCTGGCTGCCGCCATGCGCGAACGCGGCGAGGTACGGGCCGAGCAGGGTGACCCGGCCTGA
- a CDS encoding Ig-like domain-containing protein, translating into MKEVMNKDQVHSRLLPYMSAARWAIAGALLLLSACGGGGGTPGDTEAPTVTLSAAPGTVAEGGSVTLAATATDNVGVSKVVFKDGAVVLGEDTALPYTLNVTLAAGSSGVHTYTAQAFDAAGNTGVSAGQFVTVTPAAAQAGVWDTSTWDNAQFQ; encoded by the coding sequence ATGAAGGAAGTGATGAACAAGGATCAGGTTCACTCCCGGCTTCTGCCGTACATGTCGGCGGCGCGGTGGGCCATCGCCGGAGCGTTGCTGCTCCTGAGTGCCTGCGGTGGCGGGGGCGGGACGCCCGGCGATACCGAGGCCCCCACCGTCACGCTGAGCGCCGCGCCGGGCACGGTGGCCGAGGGTGGCAGCGTGACCCTGGCCGCCACTGCCACCGACAACGTGGGTGTGAGCAAGGTCGTCTTCAAGGACGGCGCGGTGGTGCTGGGCGAGGACACTGCCTTGCCCTACACCCTGAACGTGACGCTGGCGGCGGGCAGCAGCGGCGTCCATACCTATACCGCCCAGGCGTTCGATGCCGCCGGAAACACGGGCGTTTCTGCGGGGCAGTTCGTGACCGTGACCCCCGCCGCCGCGCAGGCGGGCGTGTGGGACACCAGTACCTGGGACAACGCACAGTTTCAGTAG
- the coaD gene encoding pantetheine-phosphate adenylyltransferase, whose amino-acid sequence MKAVFPGSFDPITSGHMDVLTRASRIFDSVTVTVMHNARKQGRHLFTLDERLDILRTATGHLDNVGVDSFGGLLVDYMAQEQKGIILRGLRAVSDYEYELQIAHLNRQLGEVETVFIMAATRWSFVSSSMVREIASYGGDIRDMVPRASADALRVKYADVYGEREAGQQRG is encoded by the coding sequence ATGAAAGCCGTCTTTCCCGGATCGTTTGACCCCATCACCAGCGGGCACATGGACGTGCTGACCCGCGCCAGCCGCATCTTCGACTCCGTAACCGTGACCGTGATGCACAACGCCCGCAAGCAGGGGCGGCACCTGTTCACGCTGGACGAGCGGCTGGATATTCTGCGAACGGCCACCGGGCATCTGGACAACGTCGGGGTGGATTCCTTCGGCGGGCTGCTGGTGGATTACATGGCGCAGGAGCAAAAAGGGATCATCCTGCGCGGGTTGCGGGCGGTCAGCGACTACGAGTACGAGTTGCAGATCGCGCACTTAAACCGCCAGCTCGGCGAGGTGGAAACCGTGTTCATCATGGCCGCCACCCGCTGGAGTTTCGTGTCCAGCAGCATGGTCCGCGAGATCGCCAGCTACGGCGGCGACATCCGCGACATGGTTCCGCGTGCCAGTGCCGACGCCCTGAGAGTGAAATACGCAGACGTCTATGGAGAGCGGGAAGCCGGACAGCAGCGCGGCTGA
- a CDS encoding RsmD family RNA methyltransferase, with protein sequence MSLRILGGSARGRPLKVPDSARPSGARIRKSLFDLLAARAPDGTFIDLHGGSGAIGLEAASRGYTVTLIEQDTRAVKALETNARALELRVRIIRGESQKLLSRLGSFDIVFSDPPYEADIPALTAQLLDSDVVAADGLLICQHPDRLKLPEHPSFTREVREYGSNSLTLYHRQAAANKVTDA encoded by the coding sequence GTGAGCCTGAGGATTCTAGGCGGCAGTGCGCGGGGCCGCCCCCTGAAGGTGCCCGACAGTGCCCGTCCCAGCGGCGCACGCATTCGCAAGAGCCTGTTCGATCTGCTGGCAGCCCGTGCACCAGACGGAACATTCATCGACCTGCATGGCGGCAGCGGCGCCATCGGACTGGAGGCGGCCAGCCGGGGCTACACGGTCACGCTGATCGAGCAGGACACCCGCGCTGTTAAGGCACTGGAAACAAATGCCCGCGCACTGGAATTGCGGGTGCGGATCATTCGCGGCGAGTCCCAGAAACTCCTCTCCCGGCTGGGCAGCTTCGACATCGTGTTCAGCGATCCGCCATACGAGGCCGACATTCCCGCCCTGACCGCACAACTGCTGGACAGCGACGTGGTGGCGGCGGATGGTCTGCTGATCTGCCAGCACCCAGACCGTCTAAAACTCCCGGAGCATCCCAGCTTTACGCGTGAGGTCAGGGAGTACGGCAGCAACAGCCTGACCCTCTACCACAGGCAGGCGGCGGCGAATAAAGTAACGGACGCATGA
- a CDS encoding DUF3248 domain-containing protein, with product MSDPLPPHPSDAGHGDGPELPGILPQELEALGGQLVWRIGKDEVSDDVIVRLGYASATPRFAHLPRLRSANDADLLLAVNEGRVVIEWVD from the coding sequence ATGAGCGATCCGCTGCCGCCCCACCCCAGCGACGCAGGCCACGGCGACGGGCCGGAGCTTCCCGGCATTCTGCCACAGGAGCTGGAAGCGCTGGGCGGTCAACTGGTCTGGCGCATCGGCAAGGACGAGGTGAGCGACGACGTGATCGTGCGGCTGGGCTACGCCTCGGCCACGCCGCGTTTTGCCCATCTGCCGCGCCTGCGCAGCGCCAACGACGCCGATCTGCTGCTGGCCGTGAACGAGGGGCGCGTGGTGATCGAGTGGGTAGATTGA
- a CDS encoding DUF3809 domain-containing protein: MIIEAGRHFTLHAPGSPEDTLAFVRDPARALSRLHFLRGLNVQGNEVRGELLVPLPVLGEADLPFLCILAHTPDGATLTPQPIDGERAWVEVTGQAQVMEGAQAAQGGETRVEVAFNFLFRAHLATPDAQGWGGAAFEKMVRAAAGRTLERVTQELPEGLREALEAG; the protein is encoded by the coding sequence GTGATCATTGAGGCTGGGCGGCACTTCACCCTGCACGCCCCCGGTTCCCCCGAGGACACGCTGGCCTTCGTGCGTGACCCAGCCCGCGCCCTGTCGCGGCTGCATTTTCTGCGCGGATTGAATGTCCAGGGCAATGAGGTGCGCGGCGAACTGCTGGTGCCCCTGCCCGTGCTGGGCGAGGCCGATCTGCCTTTCCTGTGCATCCTGGCCCACACCCCCGACGGCGCAACATTGACACCCCAGCCCATCGACGGCGAGCGCGCCTGGGTAGAGGTGACCGGACAGGCCCAGGTGATGGAGGGCGCGCAGGCGGCCCAGGGCGGCGAAACGCGGGTGGAGGTGGCCTTCAACTTCCTGTTCCGCGCCCACCTCGCCACCCCGGATGCCCAGGGCTGGGGCGGCGCGGCCTTCGAGAAGATGGTCCGCGCCGCCGCTGGCCGCACCCTGGAACGGGTCACGCAGGAGTTGCCCGAGGGTTTACGCGAGGCGCTGGAAGCAGGCTGA
- the rsfS gene encoding ribosome silencing factor, with protein sequence MTLNTKPNTAAKPSARQLDQSQLRAIVDAARERRAEDVRVLDLSDVSSTLEYFVICTATAGLQLNAVQENVRIKAMEAGLMRPSVEGPSERWLLLSFGSIVVHIMTKEAREYYDLEGLWSDARTMEFPEE encoded by the coding sequence ATGACCCTGAACACCAAGCCGAACACCGCCGCCAAACCCTCTGCCCGCCAACTGGACCAGAGCCAGCTCCGCGCCATCGTGGACGCCGCCCGTGAGCGCCGCGCCGAGGACGTGCGCGTGCTGGACCTATCGGACGTGAGCAGCACGCTGGAATACTTCGTGATCTGCACCGCCACCGCCGGGTTGCAGCTCAACGCCGTGCAGGAAAATGTCCGTATCAAGGCGATGGAAGCCGGGCTGATGCGCCCCAGCGTCGAAGGCCCCAGCGAGCGCTGGCTGCTGCTGTCCTTCGGCAGCATCGTGGTGCATATCATGACCAAGGAAGCCCGCGAGTATTACGACTTAGAGGGTCTGTGGAGCGACGCGCGCACGATGGAATTTCCCGAAGAGTAA